One genomic region from Melioribacteraceae bacterium encodes:
- a CDS encoding sigma factor-like helix-turn-helix DNA-binding protein — MENENTNYVSYLVELSQSGRKNAYFDLCEINLRNIFTVAYRLYPEADRAQKITLKTLLIAWENIKSFDVKNSFALWLKSLAVKSAIRELNKYGDSLKPAIDKTIYAHEHEKIENMIINLPNEDRIIFILHDLEGYDYEEIKNFLEDKSADEIKSRLLEIREKLMSKMGL, encoded by the coding sequence TTGGAAAACGAAAACACTAATTATGTTTCATATCTGGTCGAACTGTCGCAATCCGGCAGAAAGAATGCATATTTCGATCTTTGCGAAATCAACCTTAGAAATATTTTCACGGTAGCATACCGGCTCTATCCAGAAGCTGACCGCGCGCAGAAAATTACTCTTAAAACCCTGCTGATTGCGTGGGAGAACATAAAATCATTCGATGTTAAAAATTCATTTGCACTCTGGCTGAAAAGTCTGGCTGTTAAATCCGCAATCCGGGAGCTGAATAAATACGGCGATTCTCTGAAACCCGCTATTGATAAAACGATTTATGCTCACGAGCACGAAAAAATTGAGAACATGATTATTAATCTTCCGAATGAGGATAGGATTATTTTTATACTCCACGACCTGGAAGGATACGATTACGAGGAAATAAAAAATTTCCTGGAAGATAAGTCGGCGGACGAGATAAAATCCCGCCTTCTTGAAATACGCGAAAAATTAATGTCTAAGATGGGTCTATGA
- a CDS encoding S41 family peptidase — protein sequence MKRVLYLCLFFFYFFLFSFSVSAQEDLLLRFPALNNDGSKIAFSYQGDIWTVPSTGGRATRLTIHEAYEANPKFSYDGKFIAFSGNRYGNSDIFVMPVDGGMPKRLTYHSAPDNISSWTKEGDILFSTNREFNQIERPQEVYSVSAKGGTEMRILDAVGFDPAYSPDGRFLAFVRGDINPVFREDYKGPSNRDIWLYDTKSKTYSKIVSFETNDIMPQWSDGRTIYFMSSISGNYNIYKLKIDDNGKASGKPEQLTNVKEHSIRYFSLSADGSSIVYEQEKNLFILKTSGGSARKVDVVISADDRFDPVELKTFNNSAAGYEVSPNGKLLAFSIRGEIFVKEVDKDKSRSINVSESPYRDSDFAWLSDTTLIFTSDREDNNFELYLIRSADPKQPNLVTSLKHSVSRITKTGKDELSPVISNNGKQIAFIRASDVKELIVADIAPDGRLSNEKVLHSGWNVPNSIMWSPDDKWLAYSLNDLYFNDEVFIQAADNSSKPVNISMHPRSDGQPFWSADGSKLGFTSERNNRNTDIWFVWLKKDDWEKTRQDWDEKEPAADKPAPAKPADDKSKDDKSKKEGPKVKEIRIDFDRIHERIVQVTSLPGNEGNLVISKDGETFFYTAQSSTARGRDLYSVKWDGKDLKEMTKGGSNPMNVSIDKEGKYLYYMKTGGSITRHDIKADKPEPLPYSAKMKIDYPAERIQIFEEAWRTIRDGFYDPKFHGYDWDALRDKYRDLCLIASNNNDLRDMFNNMLGELNASHMGFMAPDRAETQRETTGLLGVELTPVNDGMKVLRIIPDSPADKSASKLFVDDIITSVDGIEYNQEKNFYELLNNRVDEKTLLTVKGKDGKEREVVIRPAASLRQLMYSEWVAERKKLVDKYSKGRLGYIHIQGMDFPSFEVFERELTAAGYGKDGLLIDVRYNGGGSTTDYLMTVLNYKQHAYTIPRGASNDPEKDKLKFRDYYPTGERLVFAAWMKPSIALCNEGSYSNAEIFSHAYKTLGIGKLVGYPTNGSVISTGGKGLIDGSFVRLPLRGWYTKATDMNQELGPAVPDIIIENSIDWISKGIDEQLKTAVDELLKQIDSGK from the coding sequence ATGAAACGAGTACTTTATCTCTGTCTATTCTTCTTTTATTTTTTCCTTTTTTCATTCTCAGTTTCCGCACAGGAGGATCTTCTGCTGCGATTTCCGGCATTGAACAACGACGGCTCAAAAATTGCGTTCTCATATCAGGGGGATATATGGACCGTCCCTTCAACCGGGGGAAGAGCCACACGATTAACTATACATGAGGCTTACGAAGCCAATCCTAAGTTTTCCTACGACGGGAAATTCATTGCATTCTCAGGCAACCGCTATGGTAACAGCGATATATTCGTTATGCCGGTTGACGGAGGAATGCCGAAACGTCTAACTTATCATTCGGCTCCGGATAATATTTCGAGCTGGACGAAAGAGGGTGACATATTATTCTCCACCAACCGGGAATTCAATCAGATCGAACGGCCTCAGGAGGTTTATTCCGTCTCTGCAAAAGGCGGAACCGAAATGCGGATTCTTGATGCTGTAGGATTCGATCCGGCTTATTCACCCGACGGAAGATTTCTTGCCTTCGTTCGCGGCGATATAAATCCTGTATTTAGAGAGGATTATAAAGGACCATCCAACAGGGACATCTGGCTCTACGATACAAAATCAAAAACATATTCCAAGATTGTCAGCTTTGAAACAAATGATATTATGCCTCAATGGAGCGACGGCAGGACAATCTACTTCATGAGTTCCATTTCAGGCAATTATAATATCTACAAATTAAAAATTGACGACAACGGAAAAGCTTCAGGCAAACCCGAACAGCTTACTAATGTTAAAGAGCATTCGATAAGGTATTTTTCACTCTCTGCCGACGGATCCAGCATTGTCTATGAGCAGGAAAAAAATCTCTTCATATTAAAGACTTCCGGCGGTTCGGCAAGGAAAGTTGATGTTGTAATCAGCGCAGACGACCGTTTTGATCCGGTAGAGTTAAAGACATTCAACAACAGCGCGGCTGGTTACGAAGTGTCGCCAAACGGCAAGCTGCTTGCATTCTCTATCCGCGGCGAAATATTTGTTAAAGAAGTTGATAAGGATAAGTCGAGAAGCATTAATGTATCAGAGTCGCCTTACCGCGATTCCGATTTCGCATGGCTTAGCGATACAACACTGATCTTCACTTCCGACAGAGAAGACAATAATTTTGAACTTTATCTTATCAGATCGGCTGATCCAAAACAACCGAACCTTGTAACCTCTCTGAAGCATTCTGTAAGCCGGATTACTAAAACCGGTAAAGATGAATTATCGCCGGTTATTTCAAATAACGGAAAACAGATAGCTTTTATACGTGCTTCGGACGTAAAAGAACTGATCGTTGCCGATATTGCGCCCGACGGCAGATTATCGAACGAAAAAGTTCTTCACTCGGGATGGAATGTTCCCAATAGCATTATGTGGAGTCCGGACGATAAATGGCTTGCCTATTCATTAAACGATCTCTATTTCAACGATGAAGTATTTATACAGGCCGCCGATAATTCCTCCAAACCGGTAAATATTAGTATGCACCCGAGATCTGACGGTCAGCCCTTCTGGAGTGCCGACGGTTCTAAACTCGGATTTACTTCCGAACGCAATAACAGAAATACCGATATTTGGTTTGTTTGGTTGAAGAAAGACGACTGGGAGAAAACGCGTCAGGACTGGGACGAAAAAGAGCCGGCTGCCGATAAACCGGCTCCCGCAAAACCGGCGGATGACAAATCCAAAGACGATAAATCAAAGAAAGAGGGACCGAAAGTAAAAGAGATCCGGATCGATTTCGACCGTATTCATGAAAGAATTGTTCAGGTTACAAGCCTGCCGGGTAACGAAGGAAATCTTGTGATATCAAAGGATGGCGAAACGTTTTTCTATACAGCTCAAAGCAGTACGGCAAGAGGAAGAGATCTCTACAGTGTTAAGTGGGACGGTAAGGATCTTAAAGAAATGACAAAGGGCGGATCCAACCCGATGAATGTCAGTATTGATAAGGAAGGAAAATATCTATACTATATGAAAACCGGCGGTTCTATTACAAGACATGATATTAAAGCCGATAAACCAGAACCGCTTCCATATTCGGCTAAGATGAAAATCGATTATCCTGCCGAGAGAATTCAGATCTTCGAAGAAGCATGGCGGACAATCCGAGATGGTTTCTACGATCCGAAATTTCACGGATATGACTGGGATGCCCTCCGCGACAAGTACCGTGATTTATGCCTGATTGCTTCAAATAATAATGATCTTAGGGATATGTTCAATAATATGCTCGGCGAGTTGAATGCCAGTCATATGGGATTTATGGCACCCGACCGTGCTGAAACACAGAGAGAAACAACCGGTCTTCTTGGAGTTGAATTGACACCCGTGAATGACGGAATGAAAGTACTGCGCATAATACCTGATTCGCCAGCTGATAAATCGGCAAGCAAATTGTTTGTCGACGATATTATAACATCTGTCGATGGAATTGAATACAATCAGGAGAAAAACTTCTACGAGTTATTGAATAATAGAGTCGATGAAAAAACTCTTCTTACAGTTAAAGGTAAAGACGGTAAAGAAAGAGAAGTGGTTATACGTCCCGCAGCTTCCTTAAGGCAGTTAATGTATTCTGAGTGGGTTGCAGAAAGGAAGAAACTTGTTGATAAATATTCGAAAGGGAGACTCGGGTATATTCATATTCAGGGAATGGATTTTCCGAGCTTTGAAGTTTTTGAAAGAGAACTTACAGCGGCAGGTTACGGCAAAGACGGATTGCTTATTGATGTCCGCTACAACGGCGGCGGTTCTACTACCGATTATCTGATGACCGTTCTCAACTACAAGCAGCATGCATATACTATTCCGCGCGGTGCGAGCAATGATCCGGAAAAGGATAAACTCAAATTCCGCGATTATTACCCGACAGGCGAAAGACTTGTCTTCGCTGCATGGATGAAACCTTCAATTGCTCTATGCAACGAGGGGAGTTATTCCAACGCTGAAATCTTTTCTCATGCTTACAAGACTCTCGGAATCGGAAAGCTCGTTGGCTACCCGACTAACGGCTCGGTAATTTCGACAGGCGGAAAAGGATTAATTGACGGCTCATTCGTTCGATTGCCGCTTAGAGGATGGTATACAAAAGCGACTGACATGAACCAGGAACTCGGTCCTGCAGTTCCAGACATAATAATCGAAAACTCAATCGACTGGATTTCCAAGGGGATTGACGAGCAGTTGAAGACGGCTGTGGACGAATTGTTAAAACAAATCGATTCGGGCAAATAA
- a CDS encoding DUF1648 domain-containing protein, translating into MNINRLSILLLIVSSIISLTMPLLFINQLPDLVASHFNGSGEADGWTSKSSLMITYYSVVSIMISIFVIIVVLINKIPDNMINLPNKSYWLEKSRREESIESIRNYLSWIGIVSILFMVFVFSEIYSANIKRTYNIGDSVWIYLVILLISIIFIIIKISLRFNKIEKH; encoded by the coding sequence ATGAACATCAACAGGCTGTCAATCCTCTTATTAATTGTATCGTCAATTATTTCGCTGACAATGCCGCTGTTATTTATTAATCAGCTTCCGGATCTCGTTGCCTCTCATTTTAACGGTTCCGGCGAAGCCGACGGCTGGACAAGTAAATCGTCCTTAATGATAACCTACTACAGTGTCGTTTCAATCATGATATCAATTTTTGTAATAATTGTAGTGTTGATAAACAAAATTCCCGACAACATGATTAATCTTCCCAATAAATCCTACTGGCTTGAAAAATCAAGGAGAGAGGAATCTATTGAAAGCATCAGAAATTATTTAAGCTGGATTGGAATTGTATCAATCCTGTTCATGGTATTTGTTTTCAGCGAAATCTACTCGGCAAATATTAAAAGAACTTACAACATCGGGGACTCGGTCTGGATCTATCTGGTTATACTTCTAATCTCGATCATATTCATCATTATAAAAATATCTCTTCGTTTTAATAAAATTGAAAAACATTAA
- the gatD gene encoding Glu-tRNA(Gln) amidotransferase subunit GatD, whose amino-acid sequence MAEDYKGYRGKALSTLKNFGAQVWSDVEIETTKGIYKGIILPRSETADQFHIVIKMPIGYNIGVAAENVTDIKIRGRKEAHYKIPEKDFPKDASKPNVKLLGTGGTIASRLDYRTGAVIPAFSPGELYGSVPELANFCNLETEKLYGVFSENMGPDQWMGTAQAIGREIEKGIDGIVIGHGTDTMHHTAAVLSFMVQESPVPIVMVGSQRSSDRPSSDAALNLMHSVKTAAESDIAEVMVCMFGPTSDYYGLLHRGTRVRKMHSSYRSTFRTIGDIPIAKVSREEITPLRQDYKRRRKDRNVKINTAFEEKVSIVYYYPNMMPDIIDSLIDNDYKGIVIAGTGLGHVNKPLYPSLKRAHEKGIAIYMTVQTLWGFVQMYVYDTGRDMMELGVIPAANMLPEVAYMKLCWALGQTNDPQKVKDIMLTPIAGEITEREPSNGYLVYQGGLPEVEEFISKYVK is encoded by the coding sequence ATGGCTGAAGATTACAAAGGCTACCGTGGAAAAGCGCTTTCAACTCTTAAGAATTTCGGTGCTCAGGTTTGGAGTGATGTTGAAATTGAAACGACAAAAGGAATTTACAAAGGAATAATTCTGCCCCGTTCTGAAACGGCAGATCAGTTTCATATAGTAATTAAAATGCCGATTGGTTATAACATTGGTGTCGCAGCTGAAAATGTAACAGACATAAAAATTAGAGGACGGAAGGAAGCTCATTATAAAATTCCCGAAAAGGATTTCCCGAAAGATGCCTCAAAACCGAATGTTAAGCTCCTCGGAACCGGTGGTACTATAGCGTCCCGTCTCGATTACAGAACCGGGGCGGTTATACCCGCATTCTCGCCCGGAGAACTTTACGGATCCGTTCCGGAACTTGCTAACTTCTGCAACCTCGAAACCGAAAAATTATACGGCGTCTTCAGCGAGAATATGGGCCCCGATCAGTGGATGGGAACCGCGCAGGCAATTGGCAGGGAAATTGAAAAAGGAATCGACGGAATTGTAATAGGCCACGGTACAGATACCATGCATCACACTGCCGCTGTTCTCTCGTTTATGGTTCAGGAGTCGCCGGTGCCTATTGTGATGGTCGGGTCGCAGAGATCGAGCGACAGGCCTTCCTCAGATGCAGCGCTTAATCTGATGCACAGCGTTAAGACCGCGGCGGAGAGCGATATAGCCGAAGTAATGGTTTGTATGTTCGGACCCACATCGGATTATTACGGATTGCTTCACCGCGGAACACGGGTTCGCAAAATGCATTCGAGTTACAGATCCACTTTCCGCACAATAGGTGATATTCCCATTGCTAAAGTTAGCCGCGAGGAGATTACACCACTTAGGCAGGATTACAAGCGGAGACGCAAAGACCGGAATGTTAAGATCAATACAGCTTTCGAAGAAAAGGTAAGCATCGTTTATTATTATCCCAACATGATGCCGGATATAATCGATTCACTTATCGATAACGATTATAAAGGAATAGTAATTGCCGGGACGGGACTCGGACACGTAAACAAGCCTCTTTATCCGTCCCTCAAGCGCGCTCACGAAAAAGGAATAGCGATTTATATGACCGTGCAGACTTTATGGGGATTTGTTCAGATGTACGTTTACGATACCGGCCGGGACATGATGGAACTCGGCGTAATACCCGCAGCTAATATGCTGCCCGAAGTTGCCTATATGAAATTGTGCTGGGCTCTCGGCCAGACAAACGATCCGCAGAAAGTTAAAGATATTATGCTTACTCCGATCGCAGGCGAGATTACAGAACGTGAACCGAGCAATGGATACCTGGTTTACCAGGGCGGTCTTCCGGAGGTTGAAGAGTTTATTTCGAAGTATGTGAAATAA
- a CDS encoding FecR domain-containing protein encodes MNCEEVKISLHDFVDELLDENRKKEVESHIRSCNSCFAKYKRIRKFYDKLKNLPYTIDPPEDIINQLSEELLKKAVADSRAEQDRPKVNVKKIKREQLKQEKILKQSRGVVRKSKVTRSIFATRLAVPAVSRFSLDLKKTLLTLLPLVLIAVGYFIYDFMLINSPWKVRTVSGNVLINGQVSMSDRWEEGESLVTDQNAKAVINVPNTGRIEVSENSLLVLKKAKDGSNKIKLVNGNIRIINSNPMPSLTIELNNADIIDRGGTFELSVDEQLIASVQVEFGFIEIEQKGRVYLVDEGYICEMHPNKHPGTPYRFDASDLLKSEVAKFDYQNGGDQSVETIIGSAGERDMLTLLALITRTSEPYRLLLFNKIASYYPPPPDVTKEGIGKLDNNMLESWWFEIEWQI; translated from the coding sequence ATGAACTGCGAAGAAGTTAAAATAAGTCTTCATGATTTTGTTGATGAGCTTCTGGATGAAAACCGAAAGAAGGAGGTCGAATCTCACATTCGGTCCTGTAATTCCTGTTTTGCCAAATATAAAAGAATCCGGAAATTTTATGATAAACTTAAAAATCTTCCTTACACAATTGATCCCCCCGAGGATATAATAAATCAGCTCTCGGAAGAACTACTTAAGAAAGCCGTTGCAGATTCAAGAGCGGAACAGGATCGGCCTAAAGTAAATGTTAAAAAAATTAAACGGGAACAGCTAAAACAGGAAAAGATTTTAAAACAGTCTAGAGGAGTAGTTAGAAAAAGTAAAGTAACAAGATCAATTTTCGCAACCAGGCTTGCAGTACCCGCAGTTTCAAGATTCTCTCTGGATCTTAAAAAAACCTTGTTGACTCTTCTTCCGCTTGTACTTATAGCCGTTGGATATTTCATTTATGATTTTATGCTTATCAATTCACCTTGGAAAGTAAGGACTGTTAGCGGGAATGTTTTAATTAACGGTCAGGTAAGTATGTCCGATCGATGGGAAGAAGGAGAGAGTCTAGTAACGGATCAGAATGCAAAAGCGGTTATAAATGTACCTAATACCGGAAGGATTGAAGTAAGTGAAAATTCCCTGCTCGTACTTAAAAAAGCAAAGGATGGAAGTAATAAAATTAAGCTGGTGAATGGAAATATAAGAATTATTAACAGTAATCCGATGCCAAGTCTCACCATCGAATTAAATAATGCCGATATAATTGATAGAGGCGGCACATTTGAATTATCTGTTGATGAACAATTAATTGCCAGTGTTCAGGTTGAATTCGGATTTATTGAAATCGAACAAAAGGGAAGAGTTTATCTCGTCGATGAAGGATACATTTGTGAGATGCATCCGAATAAGCATCCCGGTACTCCGTACCGTTTTGATGCATCTGATCTGTTGAAAAGTGAAGTGGCCAAATTCGATTATCAGAATGGCGGTGATCAGTCGGTCGAAACTATCATCGGTTCGGCCGGTGAGAGAGATATGCTTACCCTTCTTGCATTAATAACGCGGACATCGGAACCATACCGGTTGCTTCTGTTTAATAAAATCGCTTCTTATTACCCGCCGCCGCCGGATGTTACAAAGGAAGGAATCGGCAAGCTTGACAACAACATGCTCGAAAGCTGGTGGTTTGAAATCGAGTGGCAGATTTAG
- a CDS encoding PhoH family protein, translated as MGKANPKTFVLDTNVILHDPTCIHHFQENNIIIPLAVIEELDHFKRGNQVINLNAREFARTLDSITGNEIFNGGVSLGRGRGKVRIVITKGLSKEIHDVFRDDNVDHRVLSAALDASKNNKDRLKIILISKDVNLRMKAKALGIPAEDYTTDRVTNVEELYSGKEVTENFDDDILQKLYQAPFEVPAKQIIRKIKTDAVPNKYYIMRNSSRSVLTVLSNDLDKFRKIDKEIVYGIKPRNAEQTFAVNALCNMDIPLVSMTGKAGTGKTLLALASALQVRKNYRQIYIARPVVPLSNKDIGYLPGDVESKLAPYMQPLWDNLKVIQDQFPETDKNYQLINNMIKEEKLVIEPLSYIRGRSLQRIYFIVDEAQNLTPHEIKTIITRAGEGAKIVLTGDIYQIDHPYLDSQSNGLSYLIEHFKGQKLYAHVNLEKGERSELAELASNLL; from the coding sequence ATGGGAAAAGCTAATCCAAAAACTTTTGTTCTCGATACAAACGTAATTCTTCACGATCCTACCTGTATTCATCATTTCCAGGAAAACAACATAATAATTCCTCTTGCAGTAATAGAAGAGTTGGATCATTTTAAAAGGGGAAATCAGGTAATCAACCTGAACGCGCGGGAGTTCGCCCGCACACTAGATTCAATTACGGGTAATGAAATATTCAACGGCGGCGTTTCGCTTGGCCGCGGACGGGGAAAAGTCCGGATCGTAATTACCAAGGGATTATCGAAAGAGATCCACGATGTTTTCAGGGATGATAACGTTGATCACCGTGTCCTTAGCGCTGCTCTTGACGCATCAAAAAACAATAAGGACCGGCTGAAAATTATTCTGATCAGTAAAGATGTAAATCTCCGCATGAAGGCGAAAGCACTCGGAATTCCTGCGGAAGATTACACAACCGACCGCGTTACAAATGTTGAAGAACTTTACAGCGGCAAAGAAGTTACAGAGAATTTCGACGACGATATTCTGCAAAAATTGTATCAGGCACCGTTCGAAGTCCCGGCAAAACAAATTATCAGAAAAATTAAAACGGATGCAGTCCCTAATAAATATTATATAATGCGGAACAGCAGCCGCTCGGTTTTAACCGTTCTTTCAAACGATCTTGACAAATTCAGGAAGATCGATAAAGAGATTGTATACGGAATAAAACCGCGCAACGCGGAGCAGACCTTTGCGGTAAATGCGTTGTGCAATATGGATATTCCGCTTGTTTCAATGACAGGCAAAGCCGGAACGGGTAAAACTCTCCTCGCTCTTGCAAGCGCACTTCAGGTTAGAAAAAATTACAGACAGATCTATATAGCCCGGCCGGTAGTTCCGCTCAGCAACAAAGATATCGGTTATCTGCCGGGAGATGTCGAGAGTAAACTGGCGCCGTATATGCAGCCTCTATGGGATAATTTGAAAGTAATTCAGGATCAATTCCCCGAGACGGATAAAAATTACCAGCTCATCAACAATATGATTAAAGAAGAAAAACTGGTTATTGAACCGCTCAGCTACATAAGGGGAAGAAGTCTTCAGAGGATCTATTTCATAGTTGATGAAGCTCAGAATCTCACTCCTCACGAAATAAAAACTATTATTACGCGCGCCGGCGAAGGGGCAAAAATCGTATTGACCGGCGACATATATCAGATCGATCACCCTTACCTCGATTCACAATCGAATGGTCTTTCTTACTTAATTGAACACTTTAAAGGCCAGAAGCTTTATGCTCATGTAAATCTGGAAAAGGGTGAGAGATCGGAACTTGCCGAACTGGCAAGCAATTTATTATAA
- the gatE gene encoding Glu-tRNA(Gln) amidotransferase subunit GatE — MKDFLFKPFEEMTDKDYETVGFKSGLEIHQQLMTDKKLFCRCPAGQYSTKYHAEILRHMRPTLSELGEYDGTALMEFKTKKDIIYRINRDTVCTYEMDDTPPFLINEEALNIALESGMLFDCAIVDELHIARKQYLDGSIPTGFQRTAIFALNGKIPYKGRTINIVQMSIEEDSCREVSDSGHTRVYLTDRLGMPLIETVTGPDMRTPSEVAEVAKICAKVVRSTNKVRRGIGSAREDVNVSVEGGTRIEIKGVPKIGRIPILTYNEAMRQWNLLRLREELHKRGITNETFQSASADVTRIIKKAHYQPVRNAIEQGLKIKCVVLKGFAGLLNWQTQTDTYFSKEISDRVRVIACLTSIPNIIHSDSRGDNLLSAEWQNIKRNVNATDNDTIVLVWGNEPDTDMAVKEIIIRAREATIGVPSETRQALRDGTNGFERILPGADRMYPDTDLPPTKITDTMLKKLRGNLPDKFWTSEAWYQNLGIPDDTINELSISKFSGLFKILVNELKIDPTLAAVALIQFPKRLKKLNYDVKLLTPEIMKDIFLAFKDGLLSRYGIFTVMQKSILKGKFYPELLPKPVTSSELDEIIYQSRNEIGKIKFFNEEKKNDLLLGITMNKVRINVEGKIVKEKIINLS, encoded by the coding sequence ATGAAAGATTTTTTATTCAAACCGTTCGAAGAAATGACTGATAAGGATTATGAAACCGTCGGTTTTAAATCCGGTCTCGAGATCCATCAACAATTAATGACAGACAAAAAATTATTCTGCCGCTGCCCCGCCGGTCAATACAGCACAAAATATCACGCTGAGATCCTAAGGCACATGCGCCCTACGCTTTCGGAACTGGGTGAATACGACGGCACCGCGCTTATGGAATTCAAAACGAAGAAAGATATAATTTACAGAATCAACCGGGATACAGTCTGTACATACGAAATGGATGATACTCCTCCTTTCCTAATAAACGAAGAAGCATTGAACATAGCACTTGAAAGCGGAATGTTATTCGACTGCGCCATTGTGGACGAACTTCATATCGCACGGAAGCAATATCTGGACGGAAGTATTCCAACAGGGTTTCAACGTACTGCGATTTTCGCCCTCAACGGAAAAATTCCATATAAAGGGAGAACCATTAATATCGTACAGATGTCGATTGAAGAGGATTCCTGCCGCGAAGTTTCCGACTCCGGCCACACGCGCGTTTATTTAACCGACAGACTCGGTATGCCTTTAATAGAAACAGTAACCGGTCCGGATATGAGAACACCTTCTGAAGTTGCCGAGGTAGCGAAGATCTGCGCTAAAGTTGTAAGAAGTACAAATAAAGTAAGACGGGGTATTGGAAGTGCGCGGGAAGACGTTAACGTGAGTGTTGAAGGCGGAACGCGAATCGAAATAAAAGGCGTCCCAAAGATCGGGAGAATCCCGATTCTCACATATAACGAAGCTATGCGTCAGTGGAACTTACTGCGTCTCCGCGAAGAGCTTCACAAGCGGGGAATTACAAATGAAACATTTCAGTCGGCTTCAGCCGACGTAACAAGAATTATTAAGAAGGCACATTATCAGCCGGTAAGAAACGCAATTGAACAGGGATTAAAAATCAAATGCGTAGTCCTTAAAGGTTTCGCCGGATTGCTCAACTGGCAGACACAGACCGATACATATTTCTCTAAAGAGATCTCCGACCGTGTACGTGTAATTGCCTGTCTTACTTCAATACCGAATATAATTCATTCGGACAGCCGCGGCGATAATCTTCTCTCGGCTGAATGGCAGAATATTAAACGGAATGTAAACGCTACGGATAACGATACTATTGTTCTTGTCTGGGGAAATGAACCGGATACTGATATGGCGGTGAAAGAGATTATTATCCGTGCACGCGAGGCAACTATAGGCGTTCCTTCAGAAACACGTCAGGCGTTGCGTGATGGTACGAACGGATTCGAGAGGATACTTCCGGGTGCCGACAGAATGTATCCCGACACCGATCTGCCGCCCACCAAAATAACAGACACAATGCTTAAAAAATTGCGCGGGAATCTCCCCGACAAGTTCTGGACAAGCGAAGCATGGTACCAAAATCTCGGAATACCCGACGACACAATTAATGAATTGTCAATTTCGAAATTCTCAGGACTTTTTAAAATTCTTGTTAACGAGTTAAAGATCGATCCAACGCTCGCTGCTGTTGCCCTTATTCAATTTCCGAAAAGACTAAAAAAATTGAATTACGATGTTAAACTTCTCACGCCCGAAATAATGAAGGATATTTTCCTTGCATTCAAGGATGGACTCCTTTCACGTTACGGTATTTTTACAGTTATGCAGAAATCAATTTTAAAAGGAAAATTTTATCCTGAATTACTTCCAAAACCCGTTACATCATCAGAACTTGATGAAATAATATACCAATCAAGAAATGAGATCGGGAAGATTAAGTTTTTTAATGAAGAGAAAAAAAATGATCTGCTGCTTGGAATAACGATGAACAAAGTAAGAATAAATGTTGAAGGGAAAATCGTAAAAGAAAAAATAATAAACCTGTCCTAG